From Caretta caretta isolate rCarCar2 chromosome 3, rCarCar1.hap1, whole genome shotgun sequence, a single genomic window includes:
- the LOC125634687 gene encoding gallinacin-10-like encodes MKILYLLFAVLVFLFQATPGVADMGPPPADTLACRAQGGFCHLINCPPVFSISGTCHGGQLKCCTR; translated from the exons ATGAAGATCCTTTACCTGCTCTTTGCTGTTCTGGTCTTCCTTTTCCAGGCTACTCCAG GTGTTGCTGATATGGGTCCTCCTCCTGCTGACACTCTGGCCTGTAGAGCCCAAGGAGGTTTCTGCCATTTAATAAACTGTCCCCCAGTCTTTTCTATCTCAGGAACTTGCCACGGTGGACAACTGAAATGCTGTACAAGGTAA